The Sediminicola sp. YIK13 genomic sequence TCGTTGTTGCCGATGATTCCCATGGAATTGGTGTTGTAGGTGATAATGGGGGTGGTGTTTTTAAAACTCTATTGGCCTTGGGAGCTAGGGAAATAATTGTTTGTTGTTCCTTGGGTAAAGGGTTTGGTTTACAGGCGGGAGCAGTTTTTGGGACAAGAAAAAGAATCCAATCCATGACAGAAACCGCTTTCTATGGTGGAGCTAGTCCGGCTACCCCGGCTACCCTAGCGACAATATTGGATACTGGGGAAATATTGGCAAACAAAAGAGAAAAATTGAACAAGCGAATGCTTCAGTTTAGAAAACAACTTCCCGAAAACCATAATTTTAGCATCATGGACGGGCACCCTGCCATTAGCTTTGCAAACAAGGAATTCACGTTTTATTTAGAGAAAAACAACATTATAGTTACCAATTTTCCATATCCAAATGAAGATTCTTCTACAATGAGCAGAATTGTGCTCAGTTCATCCCACAAGAAAAAAGATCTCTCAAAATTGAGCCACTTGATCAAAAAGTATTTTTCTGCACAAATATGATCCTAATCATTGTTTTTGATCCCCTAAATATAAACTTTGAATTATTATGTATTTTATAAAATATATTGTAACTTTTTAGTGAATATTTACTAACCATCACAAAACCTTACAGCAATGAAAAAAATTTTAGGATTTATATTTATAATGCTCTTCATGGTTTCAGCCACTAAATACACTACTGAAGATGAAAGCAGTATGCATACTATAGAAGGTACTTGGGAACTCCAAAATTTTTATCAGTACGACGGACAGAATGTAATCGATACCACACCTACGTCTGTTGGGTTCCGACAGGTAAAAATGTACTATAACGGAAAAATAATGTGGTCTCGAACTTCGTCAGAAGAAATTGCAGGAAGATTTGGCTATGGCACCTACAAAATAACCCCGGACAGGCTTATTGAAACCATCGAATACGGAGATGGCCAAATGATGAAGGCCCTTGATACTATTCGTCAATTTACCTTTGAACTAATATTGGAAGATGAAACCTATAGTCAAATTCAAATGGATGAATTTGGAAACAGGATTTCCTCAGAAAATTATAAGCGTATAGATTAAAAACATATACCTGTTAAAACAAAAAAACAGCTGTAAATACAGCTGTTTTTTTGTTGCTTATTTTCAAATTAGATTATACCACTTCCTTTGCAGTTTCAATGGTAGCCAAATAACGCTCAGCGTCCAAAGCTGCCATACAACCAGTTCCTGCAGCAGTTACTGCCTGTCTGTATTCTTTATCCTGCACATCTCCACTGGCAAATACTCCTGGCATACTGGTTTTGGTAGTTTTCCCTTTGGTAATTATATACCCGGTTTCGTCCATTTCCAATTTGCCTTTAAAGATATCTGTGTTGGGCTTGTGTCCGAT encodes the following:
- a CDS encoding aminotransferase class I/II-fold pyridoxal phosphate-dependent enzyme, with protein sequence MIHYIDEFPGREIKIGDQNYLYFGGTAYLGLQTDKRFQRILIRNIRKYGTNYGASRISNIRLSVYDQAENYLTKLVGSEACSTLSSGYLAGQFVSQYFNSSAYKVFYAPNSHPALHLSENNTSCTYEDLKRELEVYLKQPSAGTPVVFLDAIDFTGNSYPNFNGLKTMPLNKIIVVADDSHGIGVVGDNGGGVFKTLLALGAREIIVCCSLGKGFGLQAGAVFGTRKRIQSMTETAFYGGASPATPATLATILDTGEILANKREKLNKRMLQFRKQLPENHNFSIMDGHPAISFANKEFTFYLEKNNIIVTNFPYPNEDSSTMSRIVLSSSHKKKDLSKLSHLIKKYFSAQI